Proteins encoded within one genomic window of Thermomicrobiales bacterium:
- a CDS encoding RNA methyltransferase, producing MSESARSSRAWLRRVRDLRDRRTREADGCCIVEGIRQVASAVETGQDVEALLVDPARLHSDVAWTAVNDAVERGARLVELTSRDMERISSRDNPIGLVAIVRWTPAPLSDLAIDADGIYLIADDIHDPGNLGTLVRATDSAGGKALIVLGGTDPAHPSAMRASLGTSFHLPIHAAASHDELFAWTAGRCRTVATSAHAPGELWDTNLHAPVAIIVGNEARGLSPETVSRCDVTVRIPMLGTATSLNVSVAAGVLLYEAVRQSRQ from the coding sequence ATGAGCGAATCGGCGCGCTCGTCGCGAGCCTGGCTTCGGCGAGTGCGCGATCTTCGCGACCGACGCACCCGCGAGGCCGATGGCTGCTGCATCGTCGAGGGCATTCGCCAGGTTGCGTCGGCGGTCGAGACGGGTCAAGACGTGGAGGCGCTGCTGGTCGATCCGGCGCGTCTCCACAGCGACGTTGCCTGGACCGCCGTCAACGATGCCGTCGAGCGCGGCGCAAGGCTCGTCGAGCTGACCAGCCGTGACATGGAGCGCATATCGTCGCGCGACAACCCGATCGGACTCGTCGCGATCGTGCGTTGGACCCCTGCGCCGCTCAGTGATCTGGCAATCGACGCGGACGGTATCTATCTCATCGCCGACGACATCCACGACCCCGGCAACCTCGGCACACTCGTCCGCGCCACCGATTCAGCCGGCGGCAAGGCGCTGATCGTCCTCGGCGGCACCGACCCGGCCCATCCATCCGCCATGCGCGCCAGCCTGGGCACGTCGTTCCACCTGCCGATCCACGCCGCCGCATCCCACGACGAGCTCTTCGCCTGGACGGCAGGACGCTGCCGCACCGTCGCCACCTCGGCCCACGCCCCCGGCGAGCTCTGGGACACCAACCTGCATGCGCCCGTCGCAATCATCGTCGGCAACGAAGCCCGCGGCCTCAGCCCGGAAACCGTCTCCCGCTGCGATGTCACCGTTCGCATCCCGATGCTCGGCACCGCTACATCGCTCAACGTCTCCGTCGCCGCTGGGGTGCTTCTCTACGAAGCCGTCCGCCAAAGCCGCCAATAG